The window cgaTATTGcaatatcgcactctcccaagggcttagtacagtgtcctgcgcacggtaagcgctcaagaaatacaactgattgagttgTTAAAGATGGCGAGAGTGATGGGCGGACCCAGGCCATTGGCGATGGAGAAAAATCGGGTGGGGGGGGTGAGGTtggcagggagaaaaagaggtcaggaggaggggtgggagttgTGTGTAAGCCCTTCCCACCAGCCTGGATCCCGCAGACCGTGTCAAGCGGAGTGACTCGAGTCCCCCCGAGACAAGGCCCCGTGCCCGGTGCCGAACAGAAAACACAGGCACCGTTGCGTGATCCGTGCGACAGTGTCATAGTCCcagcggccccgccccgccccccggaggggtggggagatggcagTCATGCAGCCCCAGTCCCGCCCGACCCCGGTTCccacccggccggcccggcccgctcaTTCCGGGGCCTCGTCCTCCTCGGAGAAGCGTGGCACTGACTTCTTTGCCACGACGTTGTCCAGCCGCTGCCCCTGGAGGTACGGGTTCACACTCTGCAAAAGGTCAGTTAAGGTCAGTGAGGACCTGTCCAGGGCAGCTGGGGAGCCGTCCGCAGAGCTCTCTGCTCGGACTGAGGCCCGCggagacaatcactcttccccccttcaaagccccactgaaggcacacctcctccaagaggccttcccagactaagggctcttttcctcagctccccttcccttccgcgtcacctcgactcgctctctttgctctcccctccacaccttcccgccccacagcacttagttataTATCGATAAGtccattttttatattaatgcctgtttacttctagtgatgtctgtctcccccgctctggactgtaagcccgttgtgggcagggattgtagaatcaacagtaatagtagtaagttcggtatttgttaagcacttactatgtgccaggcactgtattaagcgctgagttgggttcaaacaaatagggttggacacagtccctgtcccacgtgaggctcacggtctctatcctcattttacagaggagggaactgaggttcagagaagagaagtgaagtgacttgcccacggtcatacagcagacaagtggtggagtcgggatttgagcccatgaccttctgactcccaggtctgtgcgctattcactacgccatgcttcacCTGTTGGCTGGGCAGAGGGGTCCACCCCCATAGGGAACTTTCTCTGCCACGACCCAACCACTCGGCTGTGAGGGCACAAGCAGGAGCGGTAGGAAGGAGCTGGGAACCCTTGTCATTTTTCCCCTTCCACACACTGGCACCACCTGTGCCTCGACGGCTCCCATGGCCAGACCCTAGAGGTGATTTGGAGGTGGGAGGTCTCCACTGGGGGCTCTTTGACATCAGTGTTCTGGGGCCTCCCTTCCCCGACCCCATCAGGATCTTGCCCTTGGCTCTCCCGGGGCACCGACGCCATCATTCGCCTCCCGCCCTTCTACTCGCTCGTACCCGTCTCCGTCGCCGCCGCTGTCCGGCCCGTCGAGCCTCATAGAGAAGCTTCTTgctctggggagacagagaagggggcGTTTACGGTGGctgaaggggtacagatccagccTCCCCGCGCTTGGCCCagagccccccatcccccacggGCTGGGATGTAAACAGACCCCCCTTCAACGAGCTCCATCTGCTAAAAGTTGTTCTGTTTTGCagctcgggggcgggaggggatttGGGACCTTGGAGCACAGAGTGGGAATCTCAGAGATAGGCAGGCAGAGATAGGGCCACGGatgcagagacagacagagacggaGTCAGAGTATAGAGATAGGGTCAGTGGCCGAGACATGGAGACCGAAGACCCCGGGCTAGTATCCATCCAAAATGGGGAATTCGGGTCGGGAGAGGGAAACTTCCTCTGGGTCCCACTTGCTCAGAGCTGTTAGGGGCCCAGGAAGCAGCAAGCTTATCCTGTAAGTGGCTTAGGAGATCAGATGTCCCCTCCATCCGACCCTCAACCCCCTAGATGGCCAAAGCTGTGGCCAGCTGGGACCGATTCTGTCCTCAGAGGAGAAATAGAAGGCCAGGGGCCAGTTTCCAACGCGATTTGGGGATCCGGCTCCAGGAGGGGCGACCTGCCAGATGTGGGAGGGGGCTGTCCGACCCGGAATCCATCAACGAGAGAACAGGAGCATCATAAACAGGCAGGGCGGTGAGCTGCATGACCTCCTGCGtgaccttcccttctcctcccgcccATCCGGGGCCCAGGGGGCTCGCTCACCCAAGCGCCCAGCCCGGGGTAGTCGTGCTCGGGGTCGAAGAGATGCTGGTGCATCTGGAACTCGCGGCTGAACTCCGCCGTGTCGGGTGTGTGCTCCAAGCAGCCGTCGGTCGCTGCAAACCGCCAGGGAGAGACTTGGAGCGGCggccagaggggtgggagggtccaGGCCCACCCAGATTCACCCCACCATTTCTCCCCGCCGGGGCCGGTTCAGCCCTGCGCACCCCACCGATCttactccccccgtccccccacctccaGAGGTACCTGTTTTCCCGatagggcaggggttggggggatcGGGGTAGCCCTGGCCCTCGCTGAAGTCCTTGGGG is drawn from Ornithorhynchus anatinus isolate Pmale09 chromosome 13, mOrnAna1.pri.v4, whole genome shotgun sequence and contains these coding sequences:
- the SCG5 gene encoding neuroendocrine protein 7B2, giving the protein MEPAAPSPAGLPRACLALLLLSGGILVSAHVPRTPDRVSEADIQRLLHGVMEQLGIAQPRVEYPAHEASNVAGPQSIEGGAHEGLQHLGPYSNIPNIVAELAGDNVPKDFSEGQGYPDPPNPCPIGKTATDGCLEHTPDTAEFSREFQMHQHLFDPEHDYPGLGAWSKKLLYEARRAGQRRRRRRSVNPYLQGQRLDNVVAKKSVPRFSEEDEAPE